Proteins from a genomic interval of Capsicum annuum cultivar UCD-10X-F1 chromosome 4, UCD10Xv1.1, whole genome shotgun sequence:
- the LOC107867146 gene encoding BRI1 kinase inhibitor 1, with protein sequence MNNTSVIEELKQTFQENRKIEQIQQQQPQPSCGGGVAPASPPSASSSPSHEFSFTISLHPPNSTKAPDIKTKQNPNPNLNPNTTQSQNQNPFAIDLTPADEIFFHGHLLPLHLLSHLPVSPRSSTNSIDPSLPTNKDLHSEQRKLQKPEKLDHDSDEDDDTNSYYDLNHSFHHVHTHHQSNSFNIPKDHHHHQKPKSKSFSLFGLPKRKKGEKEEKEKQRKMKFDVSEVIKRYMRMVRPFLSFRNRKNMQSHRQNFSYSGNLSFRGKNNNSMSSHKGIKRGAYSAPVSMKNSPTNSGLLVATPGGNYGNSSSSSSSDSTMEELQAAIQAAIAHCKKSSSSMEDKKIMNVSS encoded by the coding sequence ATGAACAATACGAGTGTCATCGAAGAACTGAAACAGACCTTTCAAGAAAATCGAAAAATAGAgcagatacaacaacaacaaccacaaccATCGTGCGGCGGTGGTGTAGCACCGGCATCACCACCATCAGCATCATCATCTCCGTCACATGAATTTTCCTTCACAATTTCACTTCACCCACCGAATTCCACAAAAGCCCCTGATATCAAAACGAaacaaaatccaaatccaaatctaaatccaaaCACGACTCAAAGCCAGAACCAGAACCCGTTCGCCATTGATTTAACTCCAGCTGATGAAATTTTCTTCCATGGCCATTTACTCCCTCTTCATCTCCTTTCTCATCTCCCTGTTTCGCCTCGCTCTTCGACGAACTCCATTGACCCTTCACTCCCCACTAACAAAGACTTACATTCAGAACAAAGAAAACTCCAAAAACCAGAAAAACTAGATCACGAttctgatgaagatgatgatactAACTCTTATTATGATCTAAACCACAGTTTCCATCACGTTCACACTCACCATCAATCAAATTCTTTCAACATACCaaaagatcatcatcatcatcaaaaaccAAAATCCAAATCATTTTCCCTGTTTGGATTACCCAAAcggaaaaaaggtgaaaaagaggagaaggagaaaCAAAGGAAGATGAAATTCGATGTAAGCGAAGTTATAAAAAGATACATGAGGATGGTAAGGCCATTTTTATCGTTTAGAAATCGAAAAAACATGCAGTCGCACAGGCAAAATTTTTCATATTCAGGGAACTTGAGTTTTCGAGGGAAGAATAATAACAGTATGAGTAGTCATAAAGGGATTAAAAGAGGTGCATATTCAGCACCAGTATCGATGAAGAATTCACCAACAAATAGTGGATTGCTTGTAGCAACACCAGGGGGGAATTATGGtaattcatcatcttcttcaagtAGTGATAGtactatggaagaattacaagcTGCTATTCAAGCTGCAATTGCTCATTGTAAGAAATCTAGTTCTTCAATGGAAgacaagaaaataatgaatgtatcATCATGA
- the LOC107867143 gene encoding uncharacterized protein LOC107867143 isoform X1, which produces MWGFGGRYYWGRKERGEMEGIVVVFAWMSSQDKHIKNYVDLYSSLGWNSLVCHSQFLNMFFPDKAAALAAEIVNELVEELKVRPCPVVFASFSGGPKACMYKVLQIIEGKCEERVNLGEFRLVRDCLSGYIFDSSPVDFTSDLGTRFILHPTVLGMSRPPPLASWIANGIASSLDALFLRRFESHRAEFWQTLYASVSTGAPYLILCSEDDDLAPYQTILNFAQRLKDLGSDVKLLKWSNSPHVGHYRYHQLEYKAAVTEVLGKAATIYSQRIRQLEGEKMGLEGSHDEISEPLGNLRKAAATANQSFQRIVLELNDHFVVPSSVEYHEGSNFGSVQHEQKERYIPLSSPPRINAHGVLGQVLFDVCVPKVVEDWDIRSSPTFRKVSFPSTRRHSPFNPMKCIRRSRL; this is translated from the exons ATGTGGGGTTTTGGGGGAAGGTATTATTGGGGGAGAAAAGAGAGGGGGGAAATGGAAGGAATAGTTGTGGTGTTCGCATGGATGTCAAGTCAAGATAAACATATCAAGAACTATGTTGATTTATATTCCTCTCTTGGATGGAATTCTCTTGTTTGTCACTCTCAATTCCTTAATAT GTTTTTTCCTGATAAAGCTGCAGCTTTGGCAGCAGAGATTGTGAATGAGCTTGTTGAG GAGCTAAAAGTTAGACCGTGCCCTGTTGTCTTTGCATCTTTTTCTGGTGGACCAAAAGCTTGCATGTACAAGGTTCTCCAG ATAATCGAGGGCAAATGTGAAGAACGTGTCAATCTG GGTGAGTTCCGGCTTGTTAGAGACTGTCTTTCGGGCTACATTTTTGATTCTTCTCCAGTTGACTTTACTAGTGATCTGGGTACTAGATTTATACTACATCCAACAGTTCTTGGAATGTCACGTCCTCCTCCCCTAGCCTCATGGATAGCAAATGGAATTGCTTCCAGTCTGGATGCCCTCTtccttagaagatttgaatcacaCCGTGCTGAGTTTTGGCAGACTCTGTATGCTTCTGTT AGCACCGGTGCTCCCTATCTCATATTGTGCTCAGAAGATGATGATCTTGCTCCCTATCAAACTATTCTTAATTTTGCTCAGCGACTTAAAGATCTCGGTTCTGATGTGAAACTGCTAAAATGGAGTAACTCCCCTCACGTAG GTCACTATCGGTATCACCAACTTGAATACAAGGCTGCAGTGACTGAGGTACTTGGAAAAGCTGCTACGATCTATTCTCAAAGAATCCGTCAACTTGAAGGGGAGAAGATGGGGTTGGAAGGGTCACACGATGAAATCTCGGAGCCTTTAGGGAATCTTAGAAAAGCAGCTGCTACTGCTAATCAAAGCTTCCAAAGAATTGTTCTTGAGTTGAATGACCACTTCGTTGTACCCAGCTCTGTGGAATATCACGAGGGCAGTAATTTCGGATCAGTTCAGCACGAACAGAAAGAACGATACATTCCCCTATCAAGCCCACCAAGAATCAACGCTCATGGTGTTCTTGGTCAAGTTCTATTTGACGTGTGTGTCCCAAAGGTTGTTGAAGACTGGGACATTAGGTCATCACCAACTTTCAGGAAAGTATCATTCCCATCAACTCGAAGGCATTCACCTTTCAATCCTATGAAATGCATTCGTCGTTCAAGATTGTAG
- the LOC107867144 gene encoding B3 domain-containing protein At5g42700, whose translation MVKYEEIRQQRLEENKKRMEELNLPLLTQALKNSTSPKPSPMKKTKPRIMGTELVAVRRSPRVAKSPAPEYKEVIYYERVMIPRRLATPTKRDRLNFAYATDEERAASIEKAEKLEASLGSDYPALVRTMLPSHVSGGFWLGLPSNFCRKNLPRRDDTITLIDEMGEEFPTVYLAQKNGLSGGWKRFAVDHDLADGDCIVFHLIRPTKFKVYIIRVGNASERESTETTSSSEAF comes from the exons aTGGTGAAATATGAAGAGATACGCCAACAAAGATTGgaagaaaacaagaaaagaatGGAAGAACTTAATCTTCCTTTGCTTACTCAAGCTCTCAAAAATTCTACTTCCCCCAAGCCTTCTCCT ATGAAGAAGACGAAGCCTCGGATTATGGGGACAGAGCTTGTTGCTGTACGAAGATCACCTCGTGTTGCTAAAAGCCCTGCCCCTGAATACAAAGAA gtgatttattatgaaagggtGATGATACCAAGAAG GTTGGCGACTCCAACGAAGAGGGATAGGTTGAATTTTGCATATGCAACGGACGAAGAAAGGGCTGCTTCGATAGAGAAAGCAGAGAAACTTGAAGCAagtcttggttcagactatcctGCATTAGTTAGAACTATGCTTCCTTCCCATGTTTCTGGAGGTTTTTGGCTG GGTCTCCCATCTAATTTCTGTAGGAAGAATCTCCCAAGAAGAGATGACACTATCACCTTAATAGATGAAATGGGAGAAGAGTTTCCAACGGTATACTTAGCTCAAAAAAATGGACTTAGTGGTGGATGGAAGAGGTTTGCTGTGGATCATGACTTGGCCGATGGAGATTGCATCGTGTTCCATTTGATTCGACCTACCAAATTTAAG GTGTATATCATAAGAGTAGGCAATGCCAGTGAGCGTGAAAGCACTGAAACAACCTCAAGCAGTGAAGCCTTTTAG
- the LOC107867143 gene encoding uncharacterized protein LOC107867143 isoform X2 encodes MIMFFPDKAAALAAEIVNELVEELKVRPCPVVFASFSGGPKACMYKVLQIIEGKCEERVNLGEFRLVRDCLSGYIFDSSPVDFTSDLGTRFILHPTVLGMSRPPPLASWIANGIASSLDALFLRRFESHRAEFWQTLYASVSTGAPYLILCSEDDDLAPYQTILNFAQRLKDLGSDVKLLKWSNSPHVGHYRYHQLEYKAAVTEVLGKAATIYSQRIRQLEGEKMGLEGSHDEISEPLGNLRKAAATANQSFQRIVLELNDHFVVPSSVEYHEGSNFGSVQHEQKERYIPLSSPPRINAHGVLGQVLFDVCVPKVVEDWDIRSSPTFRKVSFPSTRRHSPFNPMKCIRRSRL; translated from the exons ATGATCAT GTTTTTTCCTGATAAAGCTGCAGCTTTGGCAGCAGAGATTGTGAATGAGCTTGTTGAG GAGCTAAAAGTTAGACCGTGCCCTGTTGTCTTTGCATCTTTTTCTGGTGGACCAAAAGCTTGCATGTACAAGGTTCTCCAG ATAATCGAGGGCAAATGTGAAGAACGTGTCAATCTG GGTGAGTTCCGGCTTGTTAGAGACTGTCTTTCGGGCTACATTTTTGATTCTTCTCCAGTTGACTTTACTAGTGATCTGGGTACTAGATTTATACTACATCCAACAGTTCTTGGAATGTCACGTCCTCCTCCCCTAGCCTCATGGATAGCAAATGGAATTGCTTCCAGTCTGGATGCCCTCTtccttagaagatttgaatcacaCCGTGCTGAGTTTTGGCAGACTCTGTATGCTTCTGTT AGCACCGGTGCTCCCTATCTCATATTGTGCTCAGAAGATGATGATCTTGCTCCCTATCAAACTATTCTTAATTTTGCTCAGCGACTTAAAGATCTCGGTTCTGATGTGAAACTGCTAAAATGGAGTAACTCCCCTCACGTAG GTCACTATCGGTATCACCAACTTGAATACAAGGCTGCAGTGACTGAGGTACTTGGAAAAGCTGCTACGATCTATTCTCAAAGAATCCGTCAACTTGAAGGGGAGAAGATGGGGTTGGAAGGGTCACACGATGAAATCTCGGAGCCTTTAGGGAATCTTAGAAAAGCAGCTGCTACTGCTAATCAAAGCTTCCAAAGAATTGTTCTTGAGTTGAATGACCACTTCGTTGTACCCAGCTCTGTGGAATATCACGAGGGCAGTAATTTCGGATCAGTTCAGCACGAACAGAAAGAACGATACATTCCCCTATCAAGCCCACCAAGAATCAACGCTCATGGTGTTCTTGGTCAAGTTCTATTTGACGTGTGTGTCCCAAAGGTTGTTGAAGACTGGGACATTAGGTCATCACCAACTTTCAGGAAAGTATCATTCCCATCAACTCGAAGGCATTCACCTTTCAATCCTATGAAATGCATTCGTCGTTCAAGATTGTAG
- the LOC107867145 gene encoding probable protein phosphatase 2C 12, with amino-acid sequence MLSKGEHQTVPLSVLLKRELANEKIERPELFHGQASQSKKGEDFTLVKTECQRVLGDGVATYSVFGLFDGHNGSAAAIYAKENLLQNVLSAIPPDLSRDEWVAALPRALVAGFVKTDKDFQERAKTSGTTVTFVIIEGWVVTVASVGDSRCILESAEGGIYYLSADHRLECNEEERERITACGGEVGRLNAGGGTEIGPLRCWPGGLCLSRSIGDMDVGEYIVPVPYVKQVKLTSGGGRLVIASDGVWDALSAESAVECSRGMPSEAAASQIVKEAVQPKGIRDDTTCIVIDIHLPEKENPPAPPPKKSGKGVFKSMFRKKTSESSSNIQKDFCEPDVVEELFEEGSALLSDRLDTKYPVCNMFKLFICAVCQIEIKPGQGVSIHAGASNTRSSRPWDGPFLCTSCQEKKEAMEGRRPTGDGGYSSD; translated from the exons ATGTTGTCAAAGGGTGAGCATCAAACGGTACCATTATCTGTGTTGTTGAAACGTGAATTGGCTAATGAGAAGATTGAAAGGCCTGAGCTTTTTCATGGTCAAGCTAGTCAGAGCAAGAAAGGAGAGGATTTTACGCTTGTCAAGACCGAATGTCAGCGTGTTTTGGGTGATGGGGTTGCCACCTATTCTGTTTTTGGA TTATTTGATGGGCACAATGGGTCAGCAGCCGCTATATATGCCAAAGAAAATCTCTTGCAGAATGTCTTGAGTGCTATTCCTCCTGATCTTAGCAGAGATGAGTGGGTTGCTGCACTGCCTAGAGCTTTGGTGGCAGGATTTGTCAAAACGGATAAAGATTTCCAAGAAAGAG CAAAAACTTCAGGGACAACCGTCACCTTTGTCATAATTGAAGGGTGGGTTGTGACAGTTGCGTCAGTTGGTGATTCTCGCTGCATACTAGAATCTGCTGAAGGCGGAATTTATTATCTGTCAGCCGATCATAGGCTTGAGTGCAACGAAGAGGA GAGAGAACGTATAACAGCCTGTGGTGGAGAAGTTGGTCGGCTTAATGCTGGTGGTGGTACGGAG ATTGGTCCTTTGAGATGTTGGCCCGGTGGACTCTGCCTCTCTAGATCCATTGGAGATATGGATGTTGGCGAATATATAGTTCCTGTCCCCTATGTGAAGCAAGTAAAG CTAACGTCCGGAGGTGGAAGGCTAGTAATAGCAAGTGACGGCGTCTGGGATGCTTTGTCTGCAGAATCGGCTGTTGAATGTAGTCGTGGAATGCCTTCAGAAGCTGCAGCTTCTCAAATTGTTAAA GAAGCCGTACAGCCAAAAGGGATTCGAGATGATACAACCTGCATTGTGATTGATATACATCTCCCAGAGAAAGAAAATCCTCCAGCGCCACCACCCAAAAAGTCTGGAAAAGGAGTATTCAAGTCCATGTTTCGCAAAAAGACGTCTGAGTCATCTTCTAATATTCAGAAAGATTTTTGTGAACCGGATGTAGTGGAAGAACTATTTGAGGAAGGATCTGCCTTACTTTCAGACAG GTTAGACACAAAGTATCCAGTCTGCAACATGTTTAAGTTATTCATATGTGCCGTCTGTCAAATAGAGATAAAGCCCGGACAAGGTGTTTCAATACATGCTGGCGCCTCAAATACAAGAAGTTCACGGCCATGGGACGGCCCTTTCCTATGCACAAGCTGCCAAGAGAAGAAAGAAGCCATGGAAGGACGGAGACCTACTGGAG ATGGAGGTTATAGTAGTGACTAG
- the LOC107867142 gene encoding pentatricopeptide repeat-containing protein At1g73400, mitochondrial — protein sequence MSQLKVVSFMCKTLGRKFHWQNRVLHQNLRPNSVASTYIHGNASKYESRYLFDTMVSFISSRSSRFWVPSFLSCKRFYSDENSAFSSLEETTESYSNEPIDNVYKVVMDHSNPGHKMERALDKLEIELTTPLVVEVLQKLRYEEKLAFRFFTWAGHGGNYSHEAQAYNEMIDILSSTKYKVKQFRVVCDLLDYMKRNDKSLVPLEVLLKILRQYAEKHLTHLHKFARKKKIRVKTQPEVHAFNLLLDALCKCCLVEEAEALFARVKSKVKPTADTYNILFFGWCRVRDPNRAMSTLEQMISLGHTPDNFTYNTAIETFCNAGMVMQAAELLEFMRTKGSTMSSPTAKTYTIMIVALVQNDMMVECFKVLGDMLNSGCVPDVSTYKDLIEGMCLAGKTEAAYKILEEMGNKGYPADIVTYNCFLKVLCDNKDRDEALRLYKKMTEAGCVPSVQTYNMLIVMFFRMSDVDGAFETWHEMSKRGCERVTETYCVMVEGLFDNNATEEACFLLEEAVNRGMKLPYRKFDSFLTRLSAIGDLRAIHKLSEHMRTFYNPAMARRFAINQKRKSMSLRGK from the coding sequence atgtcTCAGCTCAAAGTTGTATCGTTTATGTGTAAGACTTTGGGGAGGAAATTTCACTGGCAAAATCGTGTACTTCATCAAAATCTAAGGCCAAATTCAGTAGCATCGACATATATTCATGGGAATGCCAGCAAATATGAATCACGATATCTATTTGATACAATGGTGTCATTTATCTCGAGTAGAAGTTCAAGATTTTGGGTACCGTCATTCTTGTCCTGTAAGCGGTTTTATAGTGACGAAAATTCTGCATTTTCTTCGTTGGAGGAAACGACGGAAAGCTATAGCAATGAGCCCATTGATAATGTTTACAAGGTTGTTATGGATCACTCCAATCCAGGGCATAAGATGGAGAGAGCTTTGGATAAGCTTGAAATAGAATTGACAACACCGTTGGTGGTAGAGGTCTTGCAAAAGCTTCGTTATGAAGAGAAGTTAGCGTTTAGGTTCTTTACGTGGGCAGGACATGGAGGAAATTATAGTCACGAGGCTCAAGCGTATAATGAGATGATTGATATATTGTCTAGTACGAAATATAAGGTGAAGCAGTTTCGTGTTGTTTGTGATCTTCTGGACTACATGAAGAGAAATGATAAGAGTTTGGTTCCTTTAGAAGTGTTGCTGAAAATTCTGAGACAGTATGCTGAAAAGCATTTGACACATCTTCATAAATTTGCGAGGAAGAAGAAGATACGAGTGAAGACACAACCCGAAGTACATGCCTTTAATTTGTTGTTGGATGCCTTGTGTAAGTGCTGTCTTGTGGAGGAAGCTGAGGCTCTGTTTGCGCGGGTGAAGAGTAAGGTCAAGCCAACTGCTGATACTTATAACATTCTTTTCTTCGGTTGGTGTCGTGTTAGAGACCCCAATAGAGCTATGAGCACTCTTGAACAGATGATCAGCCTAGGACATACACCCGATAACTTCACCTATAATACGGCTATTGAGACATTTTGCAACGCAGGAATGGTGATGCAGGCTGCTGAACTTCTCGAGTTCATGAGAACTAAAGGTTCGACCATGTCTTCTCCCACTGCAAAAACCTATACTATTATGATCGTGGCACTTGTTCAGAACGATATGATGGTAGAATGTTTTAAAGTTCTCGGGGATATGTTAAATAGCGGATGTGTTCCTGATGTTTCAACGTACAAGGACCTGATTGAAGGTATGTGTTTGGCTGGAAAGACCGAAGCAGCTTATAAGATTTTGGAAGAGATGGGGAACAAGGGCTACCCTGCTGATATAGTTACCTACAACTGTTTCCTTAAGGTCCTTTGCGACAATAAAGACAGAGATGAAGCGCTTAGGCTTTATAAGAAAATGACGGAAGCAGGCTGTGTTCCTAGTGTACAGACGTATAATATGCTAATCGTGATGTTCTTTAGAATGAGCGACGTTGATGGAGCCTTTGAGACCTGGCACGAGATGTCTAAGAGGGGTTGTGAGCGTGTTACAGAAACATATTGTGTGATGGTTGAAGGGCTTTTTGATAACAATGCTACTGAAGAGGCATGTTTTCTCTTGGAAGAAGCTGTGAACAGAGGTATGAAACTGCCATACCGCAAATTTGACTCATTTTTAACGCGGCTTTCAGCCATCGGTGATCTGAGAGCCATTCACAAACTGTCAGAGCACATGAGAACATTCTACAACCCTGCTATGGCACGACGCTTTGCCATCAATCAGAAGCGGAAGAGCATGAGCTTAAGAGGGAAGTGA